A window of Terriglobia bacterium contains these coding sequences:
- a CDS encoding O-antigen ligase family protein produces MAENRERWLFALTLASATALLISIAAAETLLATTCLVWIIVRPRPIVWPSYFAPLCAFMAATILALAMSPEPLSGRAAIYKFWLFTMGFLAANLVITPARARLSISVLLLVAALSSLFGLYQFAIAYRHFQATQVLKDDPMVLARITGFMGHWITYSDEQLLVWCAAIPAIAILGRRWMIPLGLIGAALVLGFTRSVWLGAIAGFAIAALMIPRRVLIGVALPVAIIGVAASGLIYHRISMSFNQPNFAPDTGRVALAVAGVRMIQAHPLFGVGPQRIHAEFANYYGGPLPSYYGHLENNILQLGAERGLLCLAAFLWFIFELYAGLVAIFRTGSPDARWTSISALAALTGFLVAGAFEYNFGDSEILLLLLFIVSIPYGLHRTANA; encoded by the coding sequence ATGGCGGAAAACCGCGAGCGTTGGCTGTTTGCGCTGACGCTCGCGAGCGCAACAGCTCTTCTCATCTCGATCGCCGCTGCAGAAACGCTTCTCGCGACTACCTGTCTGGTCTGGATCATCGTACGGCCGCGGCCAATCGTTTGGCCGAGCTACTTCGCACCGCTCTGTGCGTTCATGGCAGCCACGATCCTCGCCCTGGCCATGTCACCGGAACCGCTTTCAGGACGCGCAGCGATATACAAATTCTGGCTGTTTACGATGGGCTTCCTGGCCGCAAATCTCGTCATCACTCCGGCGCGAGCGCGTCTTTCAATTTCTGTGCTCCTCCTTGTCGCTGCGTTGAGTTCGCTGTTCGGCCTCTACCAGTTTGCGATCGCTTACCGGCACTTCCAGGCGACGCAGGTCCTGAAGGACGACCCGATGGTGTTGGCGCGTATCACCGGTTTCATGGGCCACTGGATTACGTATAGCGACGAGCAGTTGCTGGTCTGGTGCGCGGCCATCCCGGCCATTGCGATCCTCGGCCGGCGCTGGATGATCCCGCTCGGACTGATCGGCGCGGCGCTGGTTCTGGGTTTTACGCGCAGCGTCTGGCTCGGCGCCATTGCAGGGTTTGCCATAGCCGCGCTGATGATTCCGCGACGGGTCCTGATCGGCGTAGCGCTGCCGGTGGCGATCATCGGCGTAGCGGCGTCCGGTCTGATTTATCACCGGATCTCGATGAGTTTTAATCAGCCCAACTTTGCGCCCGATACGGGACGCGTGGCGCTGGCGGTGGCGGGTGTCCGGATGATTCAAGCCCATCCGCTGTTCGGGGTCGGCCCGCAACGTATCCATGCGGAATTTGCAAATTACTACGGCGGCCCTCTTCCCTCCTACTACGGTCACCTCGAAAACAACATTCTTCAACTCGGCGCCGAACGCGGCCTCTTGTGCCTCGCCGCATTTCTCTGGTTCATCTTCGAACTCTACGCCGGTTTGGTCGCCATTTTCAGAACCGGTTCACCCGATGCACGGTGGACCTCGATATCCGCGCTGGCGGCATTGACGGGGTTCCTCGTCGCAGGCGCTTTTGAATACAATTTCGGCGATTCCGAGATCCTGCTGCTGCTCCTGTTCATCGTTTCCATACCTTATGGACTGCATCGAACCGCGAATGCCTGA
- a CDS encoding replication-relaxation family protein, with the protein MAVFMWLHIFRTHPPFLSNLSHRSADRPLFRMRYNASVTDAMRLTNRCIGMLTLLSSARWLKTSQVHRRYFAGASLSAARRRLRLLEEKKYLVRYRENRMAESLWTVGREGRRVLEKQGLDISLERRPPKQIEHYLGINDVRVAAELFPDLLYFFSCWELPTINWRHRLLPDGLIGLPGKTFAMEFDRGQESLAYFVRTKVEVYRRGLPGLPLWAVLIVADSDARMKSLIRAAGAGATPAMLFSTLDRVRERGLSAPIFSGAGGDGIHLRQPVSSKCSVDETGFDS; encoded by the coding sequence ATGGCGGTGTTCATGTGGCTACACATATTCCGGACACATCCTCCGTTTCTGTCCAATCTGTCACACCGTTCCGCGGATCGTCCGCTGTTTCGGATGCGGTACAACGCGTCTGTTACCGACGCCATGAGACTAACGAATCGCTGCATCGGAATGCTCACGCTTCTCTCGTCTGCCCGCTGGCTCAAAACGAGCCAAGTGCACCGGCGATATTTCGCTGGCGCGTCTCTTTCGGCAGCCCGTCGTCGGCTTCGCCTTTTGGAGGAGAAGAAATATCTCGTACGATATCGAGAAAATCGAATGGCGGAGTCCCTCTGGACCGTTGGACGCGAAGGCAGGCGCGTACTTGAGAAGCAAGGTCTGGACATATCTCTCGAACGCAGGCCCCCAAAACAGATTGAGCATTATCTCGGAATCAACGACGTGAGGGTTGCGGCGGAACTTTTTCCTGACCTGCTGTACTTTTTTTCGTGCTGGGAATTACCCACCATCAACTGGCGACACCGTCTTTTGCCGGATGGCCTCATTGGACTTCCCGGAAAGACCTTCGCCATGGAATTCGATCGAGGGCAGGAAAGCTTGGCGTACTTCGTTAGGACGAAGGTCGAAGTGTACCGGCGCGGACTGCCGGGACTTCCGTTGTGGGCCGTGCTCATCGTCGCTGATTCCGACGCACGTATGAAGTCACTTATTCGTGCGGCCGGCGCGGGGGCCACTCCGGCGATGCTTTTCAGCACGCTCGATCGCGTCCGGGAACGCGGGCTATCGGCGCCGATCTTTTCCGGCGCTGGGGGTGACGGAATTCATCTCAGGCAACCTGTTTCGTCGAAATGTTCTGTCGATGAAACAGGTTTTGATTCATAA
- a CDS encoding biotin/lipoyl-containing protein — protein sequence MKYSVIVAGEPVDVEIDLSDPRNIQAQIAGRTYTLEAKNVEPGVYWFSWNNRSIELAVTAAREGYEVSVGGRHHAVEIVDARAALRKATHHSHDGEVELRAPMPGKIVKMLLQPGDEVHANQGVLVMEAMKMQNEIKSPKDGIVKRVAVQEAAAVNAGDLLAVVE from the coding sequence ATGAAATACAGTGTCATCGTTGCGGGCGAGCCTGTGGACGTCGAGATCGATCTCAGCGATCCGCGAAACATTCAAGCGCAGATTGCCGGACGAACCTACACTCTCGAAGCGAAGAATGTGGAGCCAGGCGTGTACTGGTTCAGTTGGAATAATCGTTCGATCGAACTGGCCGTAACGGCCGCACGGGAAGGGTACGAGGTTTCGGTCGGCGGCCGGCATCACGCCGTCGAGATTGTCGATGCCCGCGCCGCCCTGCGCAAGGCCACACATCACAGCCATGACGGCGAAGTGGAGTTACGCGCTCCGATGCCGGGAAAGATTGTGAAGATGCTGCTGCAACCGGGCGATGAAGTGCATGCGAACCAGGGCGTCCTCGTGATGGAAGCGATGAAGATGCAGAACGAGATCAAGTCGCCGAAAGACGGAATCGTGAAGCGGGTCGCCGTTCAGGAAGCTGCGGCGGTAAATGCCGGGGATCTGCTCGCCGTCGTCGAATAG
- a CDS encoding amidase yields MPDNGLDILTLAGAIRLIRQKQISASELRAKVLERIDRLNPDVRAFITVLRDEPLNEGIAPLHGAPISVKDLYDTKGVRTTAGARLYANRIPDEDAAAVTRLKRAGATIIGKTNLHEFAYGVTTVNPHFGTALNPWHRAHIAGGSSGGSAVAVAWSMGLGSLGTDTGGSIRIPAALCGIVGLKPTYGKVSVKGIIPLSCSLDHAGPMTRTVEDAALLLQVITEENIPSPKYIDSLTGDIRNIRIGIPHTYFYEQLDPDVATAVRKGLGSMERLGAKIVDVGLATVPAHSGAWVQIASPEAYAYHERHLEEHGELYGADVRTRLESGRTLLSVDYVRACEVRRQIQSECAKAFEKCDVMVTPTVPIPAPRIDALNQTAIAALGRFTRYFNLAGVPAISVPCGFTRDGLPIGMQIIGKTCDEETVLRVAHAYEQNARWFERRPAIS; encoded by the coding sequence ATGCCTGATAATGGACTCGACATTCTGACACTTGCCGGAGCGATCCGCCTGATCCGGCAGAAGCAGATATCCGCATCCGAACTGCGCGCGAAGGTGCTCGAGCGAATCGATCGGCTCAATCCGGACGTGCGCGCCTTTATCACCGTGCTCCGGGACGAACCGCTGAACGAAGGGATTGCGCCCCTGCATGGAGCTCCGATTTCCGTGAAAGACCTCTACGACACGAAGGGCGTGAGAACCACGGCCGGCGCCCGTCTTTATGCGAACCGGATTCCAGATGAAGACGCAGCGGCCGTTACCAGGCTCAAGCGAGCAGGAGCCACAATCATCGGCAAAACGAATCTGCACGAGTTCGCCTATGGTGTAACAACCGTCAATCCGCATTTCGGAACGGCCTTGAATCCATGGCATCGCGCACACATCGCCGGTGGATCAAGCGGCGGATCGGCAGTTGCGGTGGCATGGAGTATGGGTCTTGGATCGCTCGGAACGGATACCGGCGGATCGATCCGGATTCCGGCGGCACTGTGTGGAATCGTCGGGCTCAAGCCGACATATGGCAAAGTGAGTGTGAAAGGAATCATTCCTCTATCGTGTTCGCTGGATCACGCCGGGCCAATGACAAGGACTGTCGAGGATGCGGCTTTGCTGCTGCAAGTGATCACCGAAGAGAATATTCCGTCTCCGAAATATATCGATTCCCTAACCGGCGATATCCGGAACATCCGTATTGGAATTCCCCACACGTATTTTTACGAACAACTTGATCCGGATGTGGCGACGGCGGTGCGCAAGGGGCTGGGCTCCATGGAACGGCTCGGTGCGAAAATCGTCGATGTGGGTCTGGCCACCGTTCCGGCGCATTCCGGTGCCTGGGTGCAGATTGCTTCGCCGGAGGCGTATGCCTACCATGAACGACACTTGGAGGAACATGGCGAACTCTATGGCGCCGACGTTCGAACCCGGCTAGAATCCGGACGAACTCTGTTATCGGTGGACTATGTTCGAGCCTGTGAGGTGCGAAGACAAATCCAGTCCGAGTGCGCGAAAGCCTTCGAGAAATGCGATGTCATGGTGACGCCCACCGTCCCCATTCCGGCGCCGCGAATCGACGCTCTGAATCAAACAGCCATCGCCGCATTAGGCCGCTTCACGCGATACTTTAATCTGGCTGGTGTGCCGGCGATCTCCGTACCGTGCGGATTCACCAGGGATGGACTTCCGATCGGGATGCAGATCATCGGCAAGACCTGCGATGAGGAAACGGTATTACGTGTGGCACACGCTTATGAGCAGAACGCGCGCTGGTTTGAGCGGCGTCCCGCGATTTCATGA
- the accC gene encoding acetyl-CoA carboxylase biotin carboxylase subunit, which yields MIKKILVANRGEIAVRIIRTCGDMGIGTAAVYSEADRGALHVRMADEAYFIGPAPSRESYLVIGKIIDVAKKSKAEAIHPGYGFLAENAAFAKACEDAGIIFIGPSSDSIELMGSKIEARRAVARYGVESVPGTLDPIASDEEARKIASSVGYPIMLKASGGGGGKGLRLVEAESDLGSALRTTRSEALAAFGDDTIYIEKFVEQPHHVEIQILADRHGNAVYLGERDCTIQRRHQKVVEECPSPIIDPDLRQRMGEAALKVVKAANYTNAGTVEFLVDRRRNFYFLEMNTRLQVEHPVTEMVTGLDLVRLQIMVANGETLPIRQEDVTLRGSAVECRIYAEDPENNFYPAPGKIVRLRTPSGPGVRDDSGVYEGWTVPIDYDPMISKLVTWGATRTEAIDRMRRALREYHIEGIKSNVSFFLEILKDPDFLNGEFDIGFISKWREKRSDPPADEQAMKDLAAIAGLIFDSTRIAPVSQSASQPESLWKLDGRRRGLRQQ from the coding sequence ATGATTAAGAAGATCCTGGTTGCGAACCGGGGCGAGATCGCCGTCCGCATTATCCGCACATGCGGTGACATGGGAATCGGCACGGCCGCCGTCTATTCCGAAGCGGACCGCGGCGCGCTGCACGTTCGGATGGCGGACGAGGCTTATTTCATCGGCCCGGCACCTTCACGCGAAAGCTATCTGGTTATCGGAAAAATCATCGACGTTGCAAAGAAGTCGAAAGCCGAAGCGATCCACCCTGGTTATGGTTTTCTCGCCGAGAATGCGGCCTTCGCCAAAGCTTGCGAGGACGCCGGGATTATCTTTATAGGCCCGTCTTCAGATTCCATCGAGCTGATGGGTTCGAAGATCGAAGCCCGCCGCGCCGTCGCCAGATACGGCGTGGAATCCGTTCCCGGCACGCTCGATCCGATCGCATCCGATGAAGAAGCGCGAAAGATCGCGTCCTCGGTCGGCTACCCGATCATGTTGAAGGCTTCGGGAGGCGGCGGCGGAAAAGGTCTGCGCCTGGTGGAAGCCGAAAGCGACCTTGGAAGCGCTCTGCGGACAACGCGCTCCGAAGCGCTTGCTGCATTCGGCGACGACACCATCTATATCGAGAAATTTGTCGAACAGCCGCATCACGTCGAGATCCAGATCCTGGCCGACCGGCATGGCAACGCTGTTTATCTGGGCGAACGCGACTGCACGATCCAGCGGCGGCACCAGAAAGTGGTCGAGGAGTGCCCCTCGCCGATAATTGACCCCGACCTCCGGCAGCGAATGGGCGAAGCCGCGCTCAAGGTGGTCAAAGCCGCCAACTACACCAATGCGGGCACCGTGGAATTCCTCGTGGACCGGCGACGGAACTTCTACTTCCTGGAGATGAATACCCGACTGCAGGTGGAGCATCCCGTGACGGAGATGGTGACGGGCCTCGATCTCGTCCGGCTGCAGATCATGGTCGCTAACGGTGAAACGCTTCCTATCCGGCAGGAAGATGTCACGCTGCGCGGTTCCGCCGTCGAATGCAGGATCTACGCGGAGGACCCGGAGAATAACTTCTATCCGGCCCCGGGCAAGATCGTGAGGTTGAGAACTCCTTCCGGACCTGGCGTCCGCGACGACAGCGGTGTGTACGAAGGCTGGACTGTGCCGATCGATTACGACCCGATGATTTCGAAACTCGTCACATGGGGAGCGACGCGCACCGAAGCGATTGATCGCATGCGGCGGGCGTTGCGCGAATACCATATCGAGGGAATCAAGTCGAACGTGTCGTTCTTCCTCGAAATTCTCAAGGATCCGGATTTTCTTAACGGCGAGTTCGATATCGGGTTTATCAGCAAATGGAGGGAGAAACGCAGCGATCCGCCGGCCGACGAGCAGGCGATGAAAGATCTCGCAGCGATTGCCGGCCTGATCTTCGACTCCACCCGGATTGCGCCGGTGTCGCAATCCGCAAGCCAGCCCGAGAGCTTGTGGAAACTCGACGGCCGAAGGCGGGGCTTGAGGCAGCAATGA
- a CDS encoding ABC transporter ATP-binding protein, with protein MTPVLEINDLSFGYTSSDVVRSITTSFSPGEFAALVGPNGAGKSTLLKIMGGLIRTYRGSAKFFGEEISRVAPRDLARRLAFVPQDTQMVFPFTVAEIVFMGRLPHRPRTLFDSPGDARSAREAMALTDTAEFSQKRFNELSGGERQRVVLASALAQNPEVLLLDEPTAFLDLKHQLQFYEILERLNAERGLTIISVTHDVNLAARYAPRMIALRSGKFMADGTPEQVLTPQHLYDIFEITAAVLKRPDGRGNYIVPTA; from the coding sequence ATGACACCCGTCCTTGAGATCAACGACCTGTCTTTCGGATACACGTCTTCCGATGTGGTGAGATCCATCACGACGAGCTTCTCTCCCGGAGAGTTCGCCGCACTGGTCGGGCCCAACGGCGCAGGCAAGTCGACGTTGCTCAAAATCATGGGCGGGCTGATCCGCACATATCGTGGCTCTGCGAAATTCTTCGGCGAGGAGATCTCCCGCGTCGCCCCGCGGGACCTGGCGCGGCGGCTCGCCTTCGTCCCGCAGGATACGCAGATGGTGTTTCCTTTCACCGTCGCCGAGATTGTGTTCATGGGCCGCCTGCCGCATCGTCCCAGAACATTGTTCGACAGCCCGGGCGACGCGAGGTCCGCAAGGGAAGCGATGGCGCTGACGGACACGGCGGAGTTCTCGCAGAAACGCTTCAACGAGCTCAGCGGCGGCGAACGCCAGCGCGTCGTCCTGGCCAGCGCGCTGGCGCAAAATCCGGAAGTGCTGCTGCTGGACGAGCCGACCGCGTTTCTCGACCTGAAGCACCAGCTCCAGTTTTACGAGATCCTTGAGCGGCTCAATGCGGAACGCGGTTTGACGATCATCAGCGTCACGCACGATGTTAACCTTGCAGCGCGCTACGCGCCGCGTATGATTGCTCTTCGTTCAGGCAAGTTCATGGCGGACGGAACTCCGGAGCAGGTTCTGACGCCGCAGCACCTTTATGACATCTTTGAAATCACCGCCGCTGTCCTCAAGCGGCCCGACGGCCGCGGCAACTACATTGTTCCGACGGCATGA
- a CDS encoding iron ABC transporter permease encodes MTSLKSPPLSSSGPTAAATTLFRRHDEGLSFGRFLAFVGPCALVCLAVILVAPWIGSTGITWRNVLAGPGTDRDIFLIARLPRVLFSALAGGALAVAGVLFQAILRNSLADPFTLGISAGSSFGAVVAIWLGLEKVIWGIPLITVAAFAGAFMTILLVFFIARTGTALPTMTLLLAGVTLNFIFASMIMFIHFAANFSQGYLMIQWMMGSLDLADLSTVIHAAPFVLACVAGLMWMANDLNPLAGGEEWAASRGVNLRRVKNTSYFVGSVLTGSVTAFSGPIGFVGLIVPHGVRLVAGPDHRILIPASFFLGAAFLVLCDTLARTIIAPTQIPVGVITSLLGGPFFILLLKRKRGELW; translated from the coding sequence ATGACATCTTTGAAATCACCGCCGCTGTCCTCAAGCGGCCCGACGGCCGCGGCAACTACATTGTTCCGACGGCATGACGAAGGCCTGTCCTTCGGGCGATTTCTCGCCTTCGTCGGGCCCTGCGCGCTGGTGTGCCTGGCGGTGATCCTGGTTGCGCCGTGGATCGGCTCGACGGGCATCACCTGGCGGAACGTCCTGGCCGGCCCGGGAACCGATCGCGATATCTTCCTCATTGCCCGGCTGCCCCGCGTTCTGTTCAGCGCGCTGGCCGGCGGCGCCCTGGCCGTGGCGGGAGTCCTCTTTCAGGCGATTCTGCGAAACTCGCTTGCGGATCCCTTTACGCTCGGCATTTCGGCAGGAAGTTCGTTCGGAGCGGTGGTCGCGATATGGCTCGGCCTCGAGAAGGTGATCTGGGGTATCCCGCTGATCACTGTTGCCGCGTTCGCCGGCGCATTCATGACCATACTTCTCGTTTTCTTCATCGCCAGGACCGGGACGGCACTTCCCACCATGACACTCCTGCTGGCCGGCGTGACGCTGAATTTTATTTTCGCCAGCATGATCATGTTCATTCACTTCGCGGCGAACTTCAGCCAGGGATACCTGATGATTCAGTGGATGATGGGTTCGCTGGATCTCGCCGATCTTTCGACCGTGATTCACGCAGCTCCGTTCGTTCTTGCCTGCGTCGCCGGGCTGATGTGGATGGCGAACGACCTCAATCCTCTGGCCGGCGGCGAAGAGTGGGCCGCCTCAAGGGGGGTGAACCTGCGCCGCGTCAAGAATACTTCGTATTTTGTGGGCTCCGTCCTGACCGGCTCGGTAACCGCCTTCAGCGGTCCAATCGGATTCGTCGGCCTGATCGTGCCTCACGGCGTCCGCCTCGTGGCCGGTCCCGATCACCGGATTCTGATTCCCGCTTCTTTTTTTCTCGGTGCCGCTTTCCTGGTGCTGTGCGACACCCTCGCCCGGACCATCATCGCCCCGACCCAGATTCCCGTCGGTGTCATTACGTCGCTCCTCGGCGGCCCGTTCTTCATCCTCCTGCTGAAGCGCAAACGCGGGGAACTGTGGTGA
- a CDS encoding tyrosine-type recombinase/integrase, which yields MPLNLYRRHRQECETGHAAESRSGEFEERKKGWKKCACQIFASGTLKGKFKRRYTGRSDWNEAKAVAYEWEKAGSWERDVPVPVIVTETTSDSKRTTIDRAVKTFLDELRESAAFATHKKYRLLLDNKFRAFSEKRGYLMVDQWEPLDVREFRSSWNVSPATAVRNMAMLKPFFEWCLNNEWIGRNPARLVKNPKGRDVTREEQKLPFTDEELKRMYDACHQYGLKTTYRWNGDDLSDFISLSIYTGLRISDVALFHIDRMLPTGEILIRTTKAGTHVYTWVPEWLQERIQARAKTHGPLIFGSHKTKTLEVITEGWRRKLKKLWKLCGTWKETPTPHRFRHTFARILLQKQGVTVRDVAELLGNTEDVVRRAYSAWVPERQERLTRILKDAFQDKPKPKVVGIGSRR from the coding sequence ATGCCGCTCAATCTGTACCGCCGCCATCGTCAGGAATGTGAAACAGGACACGCCGCTGAGTCTCGATCGGGTGAATTCGAAGAGCGCAAGAAGGGCTGGAAAAAATGCGCCTGCCAAATCTTTGCTTCCGGAACGCTCAAAGGAAAATTCAAACGCAGATATACGGGACGATCGGATTGGAATGAAGCGAAGGCGGTCGCATACGAATGGGAGAAGGCTGGCAGTTGGGAGCGCGATGTTCCCGTTCCCGTCATTGTTACGGAGACAACATCGGACTCAAAACGTACGACGATTGATCGCGCCGTAAAAACGTTTCTCGATGAACTGCGCGAAAGCGCCGCCTTCGCCACACACAAGAAATACCGCCTCTTGCTCGACAACAAATTCCGAGCGTTTTCCGAAAAGCGTGGCTACCTCATGGTCGATCAGTGGGAGCCGCTCGACGTGCGCGAATTTCGTTCTTCTTGGAACGTGAGTCCCGCTACGGCCGTTCGCAATATGGCCATGCTCAAACCGTTCTTCGAATGGTGTTTGAACAATGAATGGATCGGCCGTAATCCGGCCCGCCTGGTCAAGAATCCGAAAGGCCGCGATGTCACGCGCGAAGAACAGAAGTTGCCATTTACCGACGAAGAATTGAAGCGCATGTATGATGCCTGCCATCAATATGGCTTGAAAACGACCTATCGATGGAACGGGGATGACCTGTCGGATTTCATTTCACTCTCGATATACACGGGCCTGCGCATCTCGGATGTCGCCCTCTTCCATATCGACCGTATGCTCCCAACCGGCGAGATTCTCATCCGAACGACAAAGGCCGGCACGCACGTATATACCTGGGTGCCGGAGTGGTTGCAGGAGCGCATTCAGGCAAGAGCAAAGACGCACGGACCGCTCATCTTCGGTTCACACAAAACGAAGACTCTTGAAGTCATCACCGAAGGATGGCGAAGGAAATTAAAGAAGCTGTGGAAACTGTGCGGGACATGGAAAGAGACGCCGACACCGCACCGGTTTCGTCATACGTTTGCCCGGATTCTCTTACAGAAGCAGGGAGTCACCGTGAGGGATGTGGCGGAGCTCCTCGGCAATACGGAAGACGTTGTGCGGCGGGCATACTCCGCTTGGGTGCCGGAGAGACAAGAGCGGCTAACAAGAATCCTCAAAGACGCGTTTCAGGACAAGCCGAAGCCGAAAGTCGTTGGCATTGGCTCCCGCAGGTAA